Sequence from the Gemmatimonadota bacterium genome:
CACGACACCCTGGGTCAGAATCTGGTGGCGATCTTAATGCGTCTGGAAACTCTGGATGCCTTGCTCGATGGCAATACAGATCGCAAAATCCTGTCCGAAACCGTACGCGATGCCATAGCTCTGGCGCGCGATAACCTGGAAGATGCGCGGCGGGCAGTGCTGGATTTGCGCGCTGCTCCACTTGAAAATCGCACGTTGATTGAGGCATTGAAAACTCTGGGACAAAATATTGGCGGCGCAGCGCATGTACGCGTAAAAAGCATTGGCGAACATCCCCTATCCGTCAGAATAGAAGCGAGCTTATACCGCATGGCCCAAGAGGCGTTGAACAACATCGCGCAGCATGCGGATGCCCAAAAAGTCCTCATCGAACTGACATCAACGCCTCAATACGTCCAACTCGTAGTCGAAGACGACGGTCGCGGATTTGATCCCGAAAACGTGCGGGAAGATCGATACGGCCTCATTGGCCTGAATGAGCGGGCGCATTTGCTAGGCGGTTCATTCGCAATTGAAAGCGCGCCCGACCGCGGCACGCGTCTGGAAATCCACATCCCACTGGAGCGCGAGATATGAGCCAACCCATTCGCATTGTCGTTGCAGACGATCATCCCGTTGTGCGCGATGGCCTGATTGCCATGCTACAGACCCAATCCGATTTTGAGGTCATAGGAGAAGCTGGCGACGGCGCAGAAGCATTGCACATGGTCGCCGAACGCACCCCCGATGTGCTATTGCTCGATCTGGAGATGCCGCGCGTGGATGGTATTGAGACGCTCCAGCGACTGGGAGAACAGGGAAGCAGCGTGCGGGTAATCGTATTTACGGTCTTTGATACGGACGAGCGCATTGTATCGGCAATGCGGGCTGGCGCAAAAGGCTATTTGCTCAAAGGCGCGCCTCGAGACGATGTGTTTCGCGCCGTGCGCGTGGTAAACGAAGGCGGGTCCCTGCTCGAACCCCTCATCGCTTCCAAGCTATTGGACAGCGTGAACAATCCCGATGCATTGACCGCGCGGCAAAAAGAAGTGCTACACCTGTTGGCAACGGGATTATTGAACAAGGAAATCGCCGATCAACTCAACATTTCCGAACGCACGGTAAAATTTCACGTCAGCGAAATCCTGGGCAAACTCGGCGCGGGCAACCGCACAGAAGCCGCCGCAATTGCGATGCAGAGAGGACTGATATAGAACTGAAAAGAGTTGGATACCATTTATATTTTTTTAAGCCCTGCTCAAGCAAGCAGGGCTTTTATTTTTGGGATTCTATCCCAATATCGCAAAAAAATGGAAACTGGGACAAATTTTGAACTTCAGGACAAACTTGCGAGGTTGACATCTAAGGGCAAATAGGGCCTATTTTTTAGAGCGATATATCGTCTATAAGAACGCGGTAGTTCAAACCGTGTGCAGGATACACATCCGTTGAGGTTGCTCTCAACACAACCATTTTTCAAAGGAGTAGCAGCTATGCAACACCTGCGTAGATCTATCGTTATAGGTACCCTGGCTCTGGTAGCCCTGAACTTTCCCGCCCCTATTTTCGGCCAGACCACAATCGGCATTGGGGGTGGTATGAGTCGGGCGTCTGCAAGTGGGAACTTTGATGGCGCAGATGTGGATACGCGAACCGGCATCAAACTCGGTGCTTCTGCGACTATCCCAATACAGGACAAATTCAGCCTTCGAATCGGTGGCGACTATGTGCAGAAGGGTTATGGTCTTAGTGCAGATTTAGAGGGTCTTAGTATCAGTGCAGATGTAAGTTTGGATTACATCGAATTTTCGGGCCTGGGTGTCGTCAACCTCACGCCACCCGAGAGCTCAGCTTCTGTGTATGTGCTCGCCGGACCGGTGATAGGGATCAATGTCAAGTGCGAAGCTGCAGGTGAGGATTGCGGTGATGATGGAGATGGACCCAATACCCTGGACCTTGGCATTACAGGAGGGATCGGTACTGAGATGGCGATGTCCGAAGGGATGACATTCTCAGTCGAGTTGCTGTACACTTTGGGGCTCCTGTCGATTGCTGAAGGAGAGGATGTTAAGAACCGAGCCATTTCTCTCCAGGTCGGCGTCGGCTTTCCTATCGGAAAATAGTGCAGGAGAGGAGACATAGACCTGTGCCTTGTTGAGATGAGAAAGGTCCGTTTTGGAACATTCAAACCCAACTCTTTTTACCAATTTGCACAGGTCTTATTTTTTCTCAGGCACTCGATACCATTTATAGAATTATCAGTTTTTTTGAAACTTTATACGGGACAAAGCGTGAGAAACGGAACAGAGGCAGATGGCAAAAGTTGGCAGACAAGCCCTATCGCGCCTTTCCTACCATATCAGCAGCGTTGTCGCTGTTTTAGTATCCTTTCGGGAGGGAGTTTCCACGATCAATAATGTGAACGGTCTTTTTTAAGCTGTTGACAAACAAATATTTATGCAAATAGCTCGAGATTTGTAAGTCATTGAGACAAATCCTTACAAATCCGATTTGCAAAATTGTTCACACGGTTGGTCATGGCACTTTCTCTCAAATCCTTTCCCTTCGCGCTCGGCTTCACCAGTCTGCTGAGCCGAATATCCTCGTTTTACCCGCGGTCGCTTTCCTCTCAGACCAGCAGCTGTTCCCTTTCTCTGGATAGTTCTGAAAGCGATCGTGTAGCATCCTCTCTCGGTGTACCTCCCAATCACGCTGTTTTCCTTCAGATTTTCCGCATAGATATTCCAGGCATGTACCACATGGACTTGTCTCGTGATGACTCTACACGGGACAGGTCTATGCGGTATATCAGCGGTATTTCTGCGTGTATTGAATCCGATGTAACTCGGTGCATCGTGGCAAGAAGTGCATATCGATTTTGCTATCGTCATTGCGAAGTAATCCACAGGTGAACCTACCTGGACTCCTGCCTCCGCAGAAGTGACGGCAAGCGATATGAAATACGCCATGATGTAACTCAGAGTGTTTGCAAAGGATCTGATGCAGGCGATGTATTGCCCAATGCCCGATCCCTTTCACGGCAAAATTCAAGAATGCGGGGAATATATGGACAAGCAGAAAATTCTGATTGTAGATCATGAGCCACATGTAATCTCAGCACTTGAAAGATTCCTGAGAGACAAATCGTATGAAATATTCACTGCTGAAAATGGGCACAAAAGCCTTGAAATTTTGCACAAGGAGAAAATTGACCTGGCTGTGGTTGAGGCACAGGTAGAGGATATGGATGGGATAACACTGCTGACGCATGTGCAGGCAGAGAAAATTCAGACAGCTATACTGATCATGACGAGTTTGAGATCCGCAGAATTGGGCGAGCAACTGATCAAGGCCGGTGCCGTGAGTGTACTTGATAAACCCATAGCGAGAGATAGATTTTTGACCAAAGTAAAAAGATATATGCCATCACAGTATATGTGGAAAGACCGGTTGGAATCATTTCTGGAAGATAATTACAGCAACCCAGATCTGAAATTTGAAGACGTCATGCACTATTTCAGGTTCTCTAAGACCTATGGATATGAATTGTTCAAAAAATATTTTGACAAATCATTCAGGATGTGCCTGCGGAATGTGCGCCTGACAAAGGCTGAAGAAGCGTTGAAGCACACATCCGATTCCATTTCAGAAATTGCCTATCGGTGTGGTTTTACGTCCTTATCGACTTTTAGCAGGGTTTTCAAAGCGAAGTATGGAAATAACCCAACCACATATCGGAAATTCCATTTCAGAAACTACTTATCTATGTGGTTTTACGTCCTTATCGACTTTTAGCAGAGTTTTTATATGGAATATCCGACCCACATATCGCAAAAAAGTGGAAACTGGAACAAATTTTGAACATTAGGACAAATGTTACAACTTGATTCTCTCTAATTTGGAGCAATATATTTTCTATAATGCGAAAACAGATCGTTCAAAATCTGCTCGAACGGCTGGTGCCGTGAGTGTATTTGATAAACCAATAGAGAGAGACCAATTCTTGGCCAGAGTTAAGAGATATATGCTTTCACAAGATATGTGGAAGAACCGGTTGGAATCATTTCTGGAAGACAATTACACCAATCCAGACCTGAAATTTGAAGACGTCATGCACCATTTCAGGTTCTCTAAGACCTATGGATATGAATTGTTCAAAAAACATTTGGGAGAATCATTCAGGATGTGCCTGCGGAATGTGCGCCTGACAAAGGCTGAAGAAGCGTTGAAGCACACATCCGATTCCATTTCAGAAATTGCCTATCAGTGCGGCTTTGCGTACTTATCGACGTTTAGCAGGGTTTTCAAAGCGACGTATGGAGAAAGCCCAACGACATATCGCAGAAAATGGAAACTGGAACAAATTTCGAAACAGTAGGACAAATTCGCAGAGTTGACATCGCAAGCGCAAATAGGACTATAAGGAGGAGTAAGATGAAAAAATTACTGATCTCAGCAATGGCTGTGATATTCCTATCGGGTTGCATGATGACCCCGCAGCATCGAAGGGCTGTCCGGGATGATTCCGGCGATCGGATGACTGTCGGAAAGGTCCAAAAGGAAATAAGAGTTGGTATGAGCGGTGCCGAAGTCGCCCAGGTTCTCGGATCGCCAAACATCGTTTCAACAGATGAAGAACGGCGTGAAGTGTGGATATATGACAAAATCTCGACAGAAACAGCATACTCGACCAGTGAAGGCGGTATTGCGTCTCTCATCCTCATAAGCAGCATAGCCGATGTGTTTCTTGGGGGAGGTGGCGGAGCGTCGGGTTCATCCGGAGCCAGTTCAACATCTCAGAGAACCCTCACTGTAATCATAAAATTTGATGAAGATAAAAAGGTGAGAGACTTCGCGTATCACGCATCGCGGTTCTGAGGTAGGCACACTGAAAAAGAAAGAGCCGCTCTCTATAAAGCTTTGCGAGGAGATTAAGTATGATCATCCCTGGGAAAAGACATCCATTAATATGGCTTACTGTAATGGCACTGATTGTGGCAGGCTGTGGGAGTAGCTTGCCCAAACACGTCTTGAGACTAACACCAGATACATTGCAAAACAGGGTCTTACAAACGAGAAAATACGAAGGCATTTCAGAAACCGATCTTTTATCGGCATCTACTGGTGTGATTCAAGACCTGGGATTCATCATCAATGAAAGTGAGACAAATCTTGGATTTATCGTTGGCTCAAAAAACAGAGATGCACCTCCTGACGCAACACAGCGGACGGGGCAAGTGCTTGGTACAATAGCTCAGATTTTCTTGGCTGCTACTATTGCGGCTATTACACAGGACGAGGACGCTTTTGATCTGGTAGATATTCCGGCTGTTGATGACTACCAAAAGTTATGGGCGTCTGTTGTTATCCGTCCGACATCAGAAGATAACGATAAAACGCACTATGTCAGGGTGACATTCCAGCGGATTGTTTGGAATACCGACGACAAAATAGACAGAATGGAAAGCCTGGATGAGCCTGAAATGTATCAAAAATTCTTTGATCTTCTTTCAAAATCAGTCTTTCTGGAAGGGCAAAAAATATGAAACTCTCCGGGATATTAACGGCCGCGATTGCCGCATTAATGGCGTTTTCTGGCTGCACATCATCAAAAGAGCAATTGCTGAAGATGGATGAAAGCCAGGTCAAGCTGCGAAGCATGCAAACCCGTGCATTCGACACGACAGAAAAAGATAAAATGCTTAGAACTGTAATATCCACACTTCAGGATTTAGGCTATATCGTGAATGAAGCAAATGAAGTGATCGGAACGGTTAGTGCCCGAACGACTCACATCAGATATAGAGTGTTTAAAAAGATAGAATCTCCATTACTAATAACTGTTATTGTCCGTCCAAGGGGCGAAACCCAATTGTTGGTACGTGCGAACGCTCAGTACAACCAAAAGGCTGTTGAAGATCCAGCAGTATATCAAAATTTCTTCACTGTTTTGGAAAAATCAATTTTTCTCACTGCTCACGAGATTGATTAAACGACCATTGTGTCAGCCACAACACCGGTACGAGTAAAAACATCTCAAGGGACATAAAATATGGCAATTCCCAGGATATTGGCGGCTGTAATTGCCACCTCCATATTAATCGGGTTATCCGGATGTGCAACACCCAAAAAGCAATTGATGAAAATGGATACAAGTCAAGTCAAGTTGCGAGGTATGCAAACCCGTGTATTTGACACCACAGACGAAAAAAAGACGCTTAGAAGTGTAATATCCACCCTCCAGGATTTCGACTTTCTCATAGATGAAGCAAATAAAGTACTTGGAGTGGTTAGTGCCACAAGAATGACTGATTGGTTGCAAATAACCGTTACTGTTCGTCCAAAAAGTGAAACACAGGTATTTGTGCGTGCAAATATGGAATACAACCAAAAGGGTGTTGAAGATCCATCAGCATATCAAAAATTCTTCACGTATTTGGAAAAATCGATGTTTCTGACCGCTCACGAGGTTGATTAAACGACCATTGTATCGGCCTCATCGACGCCATACCCCATACCAGAGGAATAGAAATATGAAAATCTTCAGGATATTGACAACGGTGATTGCCGCACCTATAATAATTGGGTTGTCTGGAACTGGATCATTCTCAAAAGCAGAGCAATCGCCGAAGATAGAATTGCATGAAAGTCAACTGCAAATTCGAAGCATGCAAACCCGTGCATTCGATACCACAGATGAGAACAAGACGCTCAGAGCCATAATAGCCACACTTCAAGATTTCGGATTTGTCATAAAAAAAGCAGACGAAGCACTTGGCACAATTACTGCCAGAAGAATCGACAAATATTCACTGCAAATAACAGTTACTGTTCGTTCAAGGGGGGAAACGCAAGTGTTAGTGCGGATGAATGCGTACTACGGTCAGCCTGTTAAAGATCCAATAATATATCAGAATTTCTTCACATCTCTGGTAAAGTCAATGTTTCTGACCGCTCACGAGGTTAATTAAACGACCAAATCTCTCACCCTCGTGCTCGTCACGTCTTCCGCAGACCAATAGCCCTCCTTTCCTCTGGATAGTTCTACAGACAACCAGGCCTTCTCCCTTCCGATATTGAGTAAGATAAACCGATGAAAAAATTCATTCTTTATCCCACTTTTTTTATTCTCGTCCTCTTGTTATTCGTGCAGGATAGCCGCGCTCAAAACACCCTTGAGGGGCATACCAATGCAGTCGTATCCGTGGCATTTTCACACGATAGCACAATGCTCGTTTCCGGATCACGGGATGGCACGGTTGTGCTGTGGAACGTGACGACCAGACGCAATACCGACACCTTTGAAGGGCATACAGATGTAGTCAGTGCTGTAGCGTATGCCCCTGATGGGACACTACTCGCTTCCGGATCATCAATAGATGGCACAGTCAAGTTGTGGAATGTACAGGCGGGCACAAATATTGCCATCCTTGAGGATCAGACAGATGTGGTCAGTTCTGTAGCATTTACCTCAGACGGAATATTGCTTGCTTCCGGGTCCGTGAATGGCGCGATCCTCCTGTGGGACGTGGCGACGAAGAGTGCCACCACCCTTGAGGGACACAGGAATGCCGTTAGTTCTATGGCATTTTCGCAAGATGGAACGCTACTCGCTTCCGGATCAGCGAATGGTACAACCCTCCTGTGGGATGTGGTGACGGGCACAAATATCGCCACCTTTGAAGGGCATACGGATGATGTCTCATCTGTGGCGTTTTCGCAAGACGGCACGATCCTCGCTTCCGGGTCTGATGATAACACAGTCAAACTGTGGGACGTACAGGCGGGCACAAATATCACCACCCTTGAGGGACATACGGATGCCGTCAGTTCTGTAGCATTTTCGCAAGATGGAACAGTACTCTCCTCCGGATCAGTGGATGGCATGGTTGTGCTGTGGAACGTGGCAAAAAGAAAACAAATCACCACCCTTGAGGAAGATAAAAATGCGGTCCGTTCTGTGGCGTTTTCACCCAATGGGACGCTACTCGCTTCCGGGTCCGTGAATGGCAGGATCTGGCTTTGGAACGTATCTGAATGGACGCAGCCTCGCCCTGACATACTGAGAAAAATCTCCGGCGACAACCAGCAAGGCACGCCCAGAGCAATGTTGGCGAATCCCCTGATCGTCGAAGTACGAGATCAGAACGACAATCCCTTACCAGATGTGCAGGTCACGTTCAGAGTTATCGCTGGCGTGGGAAAACTCAGCGGACGATTCACGATTGAGTACGCAACAACCGATGCAAATGGCCGCGTAGAGAGAACGCTTACCCTCGGTCCCAATCCAGGGACAAATACCGTTGAAGTATCTATCGTCGGGCGTGACCCGGAGATATTTAATGCAATAAGCATTGGAACACCTGCTTTGCCGAGC
This genomic interval carries:
- a CDS encoding helix-turn-helix transcriptional regulator, giving the protein MLSQDMWKNRLESFLEDNYTNPDLKFEDVMHHFRFSKTYGYELFKKHLGESFRMCLRNVRLTKAEEALKHTSDSISEIAYQCGFAYLSTFSRVFKATYGESPTTYRRKWKLEQISKQ
- a CDS encoding response regulator transcription factor, coding for MSQPIRIVVADDHPVVRDGLIAMLQTQSDFEVIGEAGDGAEALHMVAERTPDVLLLDLEMPRVDGIETLQRLGEQGSSVRVIVFTVFDTDERIVSAMRAGAKGYLLKGAPRDDVFRAVRVVNEGGSLLEPLIASKLLDSVNNPDALTARQKEVLHLLATGLLNKEIADQLNISERTVKFHVSEILGKLGAGNRTEAAAIAMQRGLI
- a CDS encoding GAF domain-containing sensor histidine kinase — protein: MSDQLKQRNRELSILNAIAHALNQSVNLDQALETALEKVAALLGLSTSWIWLMHEDTHQPYLAAAQNLPPVLRDNPGKMGGWCYCLDTYEKGDLTGAANVNVVACSRLKGLVEGTDGLQYHASIPLYAQEKKVGVLNVGSVKWRELSEEDLRLLNTVGDLMSIAIERARLYEKSVEIGAVDERFRLARELHDTLGQNLVAILMRLETLDALLDGNTDRKILSETVRDAIALARDNLEDARRAVLDLRAAPLENRTLIEALKTLGQNIGGAAHVRVKSIGEHPLSVRIEASLYRMAQEALNNIAQHADAQKVLIELTSTPQYVQLVVEDDGRGFDPENVREDRYGLIGLNERAHLLGGSFAIESAPDRGTRLEIHIPLEREI
- a CDS encoding response regulator, with the translated sequence MPDPFHGKIQECGEYMDKQKILIVDHEPHVISALERFLRDKSYEIFTAENGHKSLEILHKEKIDLAVVEAQVEDMDGITLLTHVQAEKIQTAILIMTSLRSAELGEQLIKAGAVSVLDKPIARDRFLTKVKRYMPSQYMWKDRLESFLEDNYSNPDLKFEDVMHYFRFSKTYGYELFKKYFDKSFRMCLRNVRLTKAEEALKHTSDSISEIAYRCGFTSLSTFSRVFKAKYGNNPTTYRKFHFRNYLSMWFYVLIDF
- a CDS encoding outer membrane beta-barrel protein, translated to MQHLRRSIVIGTLALVALNFPAPIFGQTTIGIGGGMSRASASGNFDGADVDTRTGIKLGASATIPIQDKFSLRIGGDYVQKGYGLSADLEGLSISADVSLDYIEFSGLGVVNLTPPESSASVYVLAGPVIGINVKCEAAGEDCGDDGDGPNTLDLGITGGIGTEMAMSEGMTFSVELLYTLGLLSIAEGEDVKNRAISLQVGVGFPIGK